The following are encoded together in the Marmota flaviventris isolate mMarFla1 chromosome 18, mMarFla1.hap1, whole genome shotgun sequence genome:
- the Cdc42ep5 gene encoding cdc42 effector protein 5, whose amino-acid sequence MPVLKQVGPAQPKKRTERGALSISAPLGDFRHTLHVGRGGDAFGDTSFLSRHGGGPPSEPCAPPAGSPRSATPAAVPQPAAPAPRPSAPADPLLSFHLDLGPSMLDAVLGVMDAERAAAAKPDVDARLEAQHPRARCRPNADLELDDVIGL is encoded by the coding sequence ATGCCGGTGCTGAAGCAGGTGGGCCCCGCACAGCCCAAGAAGAGGACCGAGCGCGGCGCGCTGTCCATCTCGGCGCCGCTCGGCGACTTCCGGCACACACTGCACGTGGGGCGTGGCGGCGACGCTTTCGGGGACACCTCCTTCCTGAGCCGCCACGGCGGCGGACCACCCTCCGAACCCTGCGCTCCGCCCGCGGGGAGCCCACGTAGCGCGACGCCGGCCGCAGTGCCGCAGCCCGCAGCGCCCGCCCCCCGCCCATCGGCTCCCGCCGACCCGCTGCTGTCCTTCCACCTGGACCTGGGCCCCTCCATGCTGGACGCCGTGCTGGGAGTCATGGACGCGGAGCGCGCCGCGGCCGCCAAGCCCGACGTGGACGCGCGTCTCGAGGCGCAGCACCCCAGGGCCCGCTGCCGCCCCAACGCCGACCTCGAGCTGGACGATGTCATTGGTCTGTAG
- the Leng9 gene encoding leukocyte receptor cluster member 9: MAGQPGLLPEGASEDPASPPACRFFLEGRCRFGARCRQPHPGAQAPPGRGAEPETGTKKPPLRTAAAVIQRIRWDPRLDPADFSVGYVDRFLGVREEPFSAFCWDEPLAALGPGVLAVPQHRVRYFRFRGRLVWDRASRTDLVFGSGSAAGRGPTILDALDGEDAQETPDHERTCEAPAGRESQAAPEGASRNPDWTELRESDLEEPGRECETATEPRPSGTTDAGPSVPRRHLAETERAIGALKAIAPLGATMLPSREVQSPAAPGMSVGEMDMEWGVEDWPEDGERDWPARAVAPRQPRPTHFVALMMSDLGLQAEVAKAQERLVQVDPSCAAFLVPTHALHLTLALLRLAGPGEEAAAVGALRRALLAPGLQAPRQLQFKDLLLLSHHVLCAPPSPTLEGMAHVLSQRLEAEGLRVLWPRGGLHPHLTLAKVPHGSQVHLPEPRFSLDQELQSQPLGRVWLCRMGKAGSTYQSLADIPLGPHSEGGHRPGRKDSACGVVLSLSV, from the coding sequence ATGGCCGGGCAGCCAGGACTGCTGCCGGAGGGCGCCAGCGAGGACCCCGCATCCCCGCCAGCTTGCCGCTTCTTCCTGGAGGGCCGCTGTCGCTTCGGCGCCCGCTGCCGCCAGCCGCACCCCGGCGCCCAGGCGCCGCCTGGCCGCGGGGCAGAGCCGGAGACGGGGACCAAGAAGCCGCCGCTACGCACTGCCGCGGCCGTCATCCAGCGCATCCGCTGGGACCCGCGCCTCGACCCCGCCGACTTCTCGGTGGGCTACGTCGACCGCTTCCTGGGTGTGCGCGAGGAGCCCTTCAGCGCCTTCTGCTGGGACGAGCCGCTGGCGGCGCTGGGGCCGGGCGTGCTGGCCGTGCCGCAGCACCGCGTGCGCTACTTCCGCTTCCGCGGCCGCCTGGTGTGGGACCGCGCCTCGCGCACCGACCTCGTCTTCGGCTCGGGATCAGCGGCCGGCCGGGGCCCCACCATCCTGGACGCACTTGATGGCGAGGACGCACAGGAGACCCCGGACCACGAGAGAACCTGCGAGGCCCCAGCGGGGCGGGAGAGCCAGGCTGCTCCCGAGGGAGCGAGCAGAAACCCGGACTGGACGGAGCTCCGGGAATCCGACCTGGAGGAACCCGGAAGAGAGTGCGAGACAGCCACGGAGCCGCGGCCGAGCGGGACCACCGACGCGGGACCATCAGTCCCGAGGAGGCATCTCGCAGAAACAGAGAGGGCAATAGGGGCGTTGAAGGCAATAGCGCCCCTCGGAGCCACAATGCTACCAAGCAGGGAGGTGCAGTCGCCGGCAGCCCCAGGAATGTCTGTTGGGGAGATGGATATGGAGTGGGGTGTAGAGGACTGGCCAGAGGACGGTGAAAGGGACTGGCCAGCTAGAGCTGTGGCCCCTCGCCAACCCCGCCCTACACATTTCGTGGCCCTCATGATGAGCGATCTGGGGCTACAGGCAGAAGTAGCCAAAGCCCAGGAGCGCCTGGTCCAAGTCGACCCGTCCTGTGCTGCCTTCCTGGTGCCCACACATGCCCTGCACCTGACACTGGCCCTTCTGCGGCTGGCAGGCCCAGGGGAGGAGGCAGCCGCAGTCGGGGCTCTGAGACGGGCCCTCTTGGCCCCAGGGCTTCAAGCGCCCCGGCAGCTTCAGTTTAAAGACTTACTGCTCCTGAGCCACCATGTACTTTGTGCCCCACCGTCCCCCACACTGGAAGGCATGGCCCACGTGCTCAGCCAGAGGCTGGAGGCAGAGGGGCTGAGAGTGCTGTGGCCCCGAGGGGGATTACATCCCCACCTCACCCTGGCCAAGGTGCCCCATGGCTCCCAAGTCCACCTCCCAGAGCCCAGGTTCAGCCTGGACCAAGAGCTGCAGAGCCAGCCCCTGGGGCGAGTCTGGCTGTGCCGCATGGGGAAGGCAGGTAGCACCTACCAGTCCCTAGCTGACATACCCCTGGGGCCACACAGTGAAGGGGGACACAGGCCAGGCAGAAAGGACAGTGCTTGTGGggttgtgctctctctctctgtttaa